In Microaerobacter geothermalis, the genomic window ATACAGCGTATACCCTTCTTGTGCTCCTGCCATCAATTCTCCAATATCAATTCCACTGACAGCAATGGGAAGTAGGCCAACCGCCGTAAGGACAGAATACCTCCCTCCAATATCATCTGGTATAACAAAGGTTTCATAGCCTTCTTGGTCAGCTAATATCTTTAGTGCTCCCTTTTTCCTATCCGTTGATGCAAATATTCGCTTTCTTGCCCCATCCTTTCCATATCTTTTTTCCATATATTCTCGAATCATCCGAAAAGCAATGGCCGGTTCAGTTGTTGTTCCTGATTTGGAAATCACATTGATTGATATTTCTTTTCCGTCCAGCAGTTCCAACAAATGCGTCAAATAAATGGAACTTAAATGATGTCCTGCAAAATAAATTTCAGGAGTCCCTCTTTTCTCCTTTGACAGTTGATTGTAAAAGGTATGGGATAACATTTCAATGGCTGCCCTTGCCCCCAAATAAGAACCACCGATCCCAATGACCAACAATACATCCGATTGGGATACGATTCTCTTTGCCACTTCCTTTATACGCCCAAATTCTTCCTTATCATATTGAACAGGCCAATCCACCCATCCGAGGTAATCCTTCCCCGCACCCGTTTTTTGATGTAGCATGTCATGGGCAGATGAAACAAAAGGCTGCAATCTGAACATTTCTTCTTTGTCAACAAAAGATAATGCATTGGAATAATCAAATCTGATTGTCTGAACCATTCCCTCTCCCCCTAAATCATTCCATTCGTTACAAATAACTTTATAGCAATCGGTCGAACAATTCAAGAAGTGAGACGATAAATCAGTCACTCATGAATTTTCCAATTGATTGAACAGAATTTTTAAACATTAACCATTGACACTTCCTAAGTATAATGTTATATTTCATAACAATTGAATGTAAATATAGCAAACATGGGGTGTATATCATGAAGAAGGTGGAAGCTATTTTACGTCCGCAAAAACTAACGGATACTATTAAAGCTCTGCAAGAAATTGGAGTCACCGGATTTACCGTTTCTCAAGTGGTAGGCCGGGGGCGTCAGAAAGATTTACGTGGTGTTTACCGCGGACATAACTATACGGTAAATTTACACCCAAAAGTAAAGCTGGAAATCGTATTATCCGATTATATGGTTCCCATTACCATCAAAACCATCATTGCCTCTGCTCAAACTGGAGAAGATGGCGACGGGAAAATATTTGTTACACCAGTTCTAGAAGCTTACAACATTCGATCGGGCATGATCGATGATACCATCGATGAATTAAAGAAAGTCAGGGAGGGGAACTAGGGTGGAATTCTTGTATCTGAATACCATATGGGTAGTTTTGGCAGCCGCCATGGTATTGTTCATGGAAGGCGGATTCAGTTTATTGGAGGCTGGTCTGGTAAGAACCAAAAATGCGGTGAATGTCACCATGAAAATTTTTGTTGATTTAACCATCGGCGCTCTGGCCTTCTGGTTGGTTGGATTTGGATTTATGTTTGGAGCTGATAAGATGGGCTTTATCGGAACCAGTTTGTTCGGATCTCCGCAAAATATCGCCCTCGACCTTCAACTGCCGTCAGCAGCCTTTATTCTATTCCAGCTGGGTTTTGCCGTTGCTAGCATCTCTATTATTTCCGGCGCTGTGGCAGAACGAATGAATTTTAAAGCCTATATTCTTATGGCTGCCCTTGTGGCCATGTTCCTCTATCCCATCTCCGGCCATTGGGTTTGGCAAGCAGATGGTTGGTTGGCAAAACTGGGCATGAAGGATTTTGCCGGTTCAGGGGTTATTCATGCAATGGCTGGCTTTGCTGCTTTAGCCATGGCTTGGGTACTCGGCCCAAGAAGAGGCCGGTTTAATTCCGATGGTAGTGCCAACGTTTTTGCCCCCAGCAACATTCCATTGGCCTCCTGTGGAACCTTTATTCTATGGTTCGGATGGTTCGGTTTTAATGCTGGAAGTACATTGGATGCATCAAGTCCCGCACTATCGGTGATCGCCCTGAATACCATGCTGGCTGCTGCTGCAGGAGGTTCTTCAGCGCTCTTGTTCACGATGTTTAAATACGGAAAGGCAGACCCCAGTATGACCATGAACGGCGCTTTAGCCGGCCTTGTCGCTATCACGGCAGGGGTAGCTTACGTGGAATCCTTAAGTGCGATTATTATTGGAGCTATCGGAGGTATTCTGGTAATCGGCGCTACTTTGCTTGTTGACCGTTTGAAAATTGACGACCCCGTGGGTGCTGTTGCTGTTCACGGCTTTAACGGAATTTTTGGAACCATTGCCGTAGGACTGTTTGATTCGGCGGAAGGTTTTTTTACAACCGGAAACACATCCTTGCTCTTCGTTCAGATTCTTGGAGCACTGGTATTAAGCATCTGGGGGTTTGCCGGAGGATTTGCCATGGCCCATTTCACCAGAATAACCGTTGGCTTGCGTGCTTCTGCCAAGGAAGAAGAAGAAGGTTTGGATATGGCTTATCATGGGATCCCGGCCTATAATGATTTGGAACGCTTCGTTGATGTGCCAAGCAGCCTCTATGATTTTCAGGCAACCACCGGCGTTAATGTGGTACAACCCAAGACAACAAAGGTAAGCTGAGATAGATAAGCTAAGCAGGTTAATATGCGTTAATTAAGGGCACTAAGTCAGGCAGGTTATTCCTGACTTATTTTTTATTTTTCTATTAATTGTTCACCCACTTCCCTGACAATCTCCCTTGCCACGGCATCCAGGTCGGGAAACAAGCTAGTTTCGGTGATTCCCAAATCATATAACTCCCTTTCTATTCGTTGGACACTTTCTTGCGGAATATATAATTTTGATAAAAACTCAGGAGCTTTCTCAAAAGTTTCCATAGTCGCCCCACCTTTTGGAGAAAACAAGGTGAATACTCCCTTTTGGGCAACGATTCTCCTGTTATTTTGCGGACCTACAATGGCAACGGGCAATAAAATATCGGGAACTTCCTGTGATTTGATGCTGTAATTTCTTTCAATCACTTGATAGTCATTCATATTGAGAATTAATCCAACGGAATGTTCATGGGTATCGATAGAAAACTGATTTAAAGCGATGGGGTCAAGGGCCCAAACAACAGCTCCATGATTTTTGTGCTTTTCTTTTCTAACCTGAACGGCAAAAGCAAGGGCGATCAGAGCCCCCTCCGACCAATCCAGCAATCTGGTAGGAACTCCATAATGCTGCATCAAAAACATCCACTCCCAATCGGTTTGAGGGAGACGATCGAGAAAAGGAATGGCTCTGGCTTTAAATCGGCTAATCAACTCATATTCCAGTTCCACATGATAAGGATTCCGATAAATGGAAGGGAGCAGCGAATAGGTATCTGATTTTTGCCCTCTGAACCATAACAATCTTTCTTTATGACGAATCAACCTTATTTTTTCAAGAAAGTCTGAGATACTGGTTATCTCAAATAATGGTATATTATTCTCCATTATTCTAATTCTCCCTTAAATTTGGTTCCCTCCATTTCATTAACACAATTCTTATCCTTTCCCGATATCAAGTTTTTATAATACTTAGAAAAAGACAATGGTAAGAAACCTGCATCTGACTTTCTTTACGAAAGTTTGTTTCATAAATCCTGATCATTTCCTTAAAAAGCGTCGGTCGTAGGCAGTATTCTCCCTGATTACTGTTATTTGCTCCAATCCTTCTAATCGATGTAAAAAAATCCTGCATCGTAGGGAAGTATTCGTACTCCATCTTTTCATAAGCCTGAATGGTAAATGTTGAATCCCAGTTCGAATCATGCAAAGAACGCTGGCACAATCCATTCAGATCGTCCAAACTATAGAACGATTGCCCTAGAGAACCCGTCGAATCAATTTGAAGACGCTGTTTTGCCAATTGAAAAGAGGTATGCAATTCTGTGAACGTCTGGTTTCCAAAAGTGGAAAAATAAATTCCTCCGTCATTTGTTAACCAAGTAAACAATCGTCTCAATGTACTTTCAAGATGATTAAGCCATTGAAAGGTTGCATTAGAAATAATCATATCATATGGGTCACTCATTATCATTTCTTCAATATCCCCGCAACAAAAGGTAACGTTTTTTACCACCCGCTGCCTGGCCATTTCAATCATTCCCGGTGCCAAATCAACTGCCGTAATATTGGCTTTAGGATAAAGATGGCATAATTGTTCTGTTAAATAACCAGTTCCACACCCAACCTCAAGTATATTCATTTCCGTCTTTCTGATCCCTTTATTCAATTGAAGCAACTTTATCAACTCTAGGGCCATTTTCTTTTGAACATTTGCGTATCGATCATACGATTTTGCGTT contains:
- a CDS encoding glucose-6-phosphate isomerase, producing MVQTIRFDYSNALSFVDKEEMFRLQPFVSSAHDMLHQKTGAGKDYLGWVDWPVQYDKEEFGRIKEVAKRIVSQSDVLLVIGIGGSYLGARAAIEMLSHTFYNQLSKEKRGTPEIYFAGHHLSSIYLTHLLELLDGKEISINVISKSGTTTEPAIAFRMIREYMEKRYGKDGARKRIFASTDRKKGALKILADQEGYETFVIPDDIGGRYSVLTAVGLLPIAVSGIDIGELMAGAQEGYTLYSLPNLEENPCYQYAAIRNVLYHKGKNIELLVNYEPSLQYFSEWWKQLFGESEGKDHKGIFPASVNFTTDLHSMGQYIQDGRRNLFETVLHVEKVREELFIKSEETNLDGLNFLAGKSLHDVNQRAMEGTLLAHSDGGVPNLLIRVSELTPYLFGKMVYFFEKACGLSGYLLGINPFDQPGVEAYKRNMFALLGKPGYEKEKNELEKRLKEQRF
- a CDS encoding P-II family nitrogen regulator translates to MKKVEAILRPQKLTDTIKALQEIGVTGFTVSQVVGRGRQKDLRGVYRGHNYTVNLHPKVKLEIVLSDYMVPITIKTIIASAQTGEDGDGKIFVTPVLEAYNIRSGMIDDTIDELKKVREGN
- a CDS encoding ammonium transporter yields the protein MEFLYLNTIWVVLAAAMVLFMEGGFSLLEAGLVRTKNAVNVTMKIFVDLTIGALAFWLVGFGFMFGADKMGFIGTSLFGSPQNIALDLQLPSAAFILFQLGFAVASISIISGAVAERMNFKAYILMAALVAMFLYPISGHWVWQADGWLAKLGMKDFAGSGVIHAMAGFAALAMAWVLGPRRGRFNSDGSANVFAPSNIPLASCGTFILWFGWFGFNAGSTLDASSPALSVIALNTMLAAAAGGSSALLFTMFKYGKADPSMTMNGALAGLVAITAGVAYVESLSAIIIGAIGGILVIGATLLVDRLKIDDPVGAVAVHGFNGIFGTIAVGLFDSAEGFFTTGNTSLLFVQILGALVLSIWGFAGGFAMAHFTRITVGLRASAKEEEEGLDMAYHGIPAYNDLERFVDVPSSLYDFQATTGVNVVQPKTTKVS
- a CDS encoding FRG domain-containing protein yields the protein MENNIPLFEITSISDFLEKIRLIRHKERLLWFRGQKSDTYSLLPSIYRNPYHVELEYELISRFKARAIPFLDRLPQTDWEWMFLMQHYGVPTRLLDWSEGALIALAFAVQVRKEKHKNHGAVVWALDPIALNQFSIDTHEHSVGLILNMNDYQVIERNYSIKSQEVPDILLPVAIVGPQNNRRIVAQKGVFTLFSPKGGATMETFEKAPEFLSKLYIPQESVQRIERELYDLGITETSLFPDLDAVAREIVREVGEQLIEK
- the bioC gene encoding malonyl-ACP O-methyltransferase BioC yields the protein MIDKQLLKKRFSTNAKSYDRYANVQKKMALELIKLLQLNKGIRKTEMNILEVGCGTGYLTEQLCHLYPKANITAVDLAPGMIEMARQRVVKNVTFCCGDIEEMIMSDPYDMIISNATFQWLNHLESTLRRLFTWLTNDGGIYFSTFGNQTFTELHTSFQLAKQRLQIDSTGSLGQSFYSLDDLNGLCQRSLHDSNWDSTFTIQAYEKMEYEYFPTMQDFFTSIRRIGANNSNQGEYCLRPTLFKEMIRIYETNFRKESQMQVSYHCLFLSIIKT